A single genomic interval of Zingiber officinale cultivar Zhangliang chromosome 4A, Zo_v1.1, whole genome shotgun sequence harbors:
- the LOC121970676 gene encoding uncharacterized protein LOC121970676 isoform X1 — MCNRGEPGSFDCSCFVSGYSQSLRPEMEISAAMDDSPRVKFLCSFGGSILPRPLDGRLRYVGGETRIMNVPRDISYHDLLVRVRELFDGVSLIKYQQPDEDLDALVSVVNDEDVMNMMEEYDKFIAIGDGQTWLRIFLFSQCPDQDVATMGGPHYDADDRKAERRYIDAINNLIDVKSTSPPDVSEHYFGHLSIDGGIPNQVNLCHLTIPSHDQRYSEMDTPRSPALFSPGCFAANDPHEFSPPPSPARFYHEAGEVRDQILEDCIQHTGGHQLHQYDLHCPSTAESYVWMPPGAVLQEKSGFPANLGHSHNMIKGNSLCEHCRMALQRNHCLMPDARFHEIRWKHGLPYSDQPNINEYIGNFPNFCTGCFGSKDPCMPNRDLKMGHGIYVKEHNEQHPMLNDSHNCERGWAVHNNHITLRVEDMRMHQNGTGRISEQYIDGNMMNATHGNINDKQSFPYNCISHNDSHYIQYGANIRNEVFVPQHITGAIPGANVPGFEDAAIRYQNQPSAYGADSPYQGLNNLHPAQSLWRNKQAPFHPGTSHELAGSMIMNGPDPALIRYKQEGSPRFPYVLVDNEIPNALSSQNNCHKLVSFEEFAAADHEHQCDTRTNTNSSDQDVILPLASVYTGLHVKVPSKEIPLVPAPLYQIDKESAISSVTAHKPAFQMQATSKNNMTLEGQEKQHVISNEPDVYITLSPKHKLFEVSIKELQLSEVEEDTNKHLDADSNVAHGDRDMLGENLNFLPELIASVKKAVLEGAEEVVTMAQSNSGLDSTSGKKESLCEHKTKDANADVQADLTGNSELPMTAEHGNSAKGLQNQNANLDVQAELEGTSENEKLCKIELTTAEAEALSKGLQTIKNDDLEEIRQLGSGTFGSVYYGKWRGSDVAIKRIKASCFAGKPSERERLIADFWKEALIMSCLHHPNIVSFYGVVRDGPDGCLATVTEFMVNGSLKQFLQKKDRTVDRRKRLIIAMDVAFGMEYLHEKNIVHFDLKCENLLVNMRDPHRPVCKIGDLGLSKVKQHTLVSGGLRGTLPWMAPELLSGKSNMVSEKIDVYSYGIVMWELLTGEDPYADMRCASIIGGIINNSIRPKIPTWCDPEWKSLMETCWSSDPALRPSFSEISQTLRKMAAAINLK, encoded by the exons ATGTGTAATCGAGGGGAACCCGGATCCTTCGATTGTTCTTGCTTTGTCTCTGGATATTCTCAGTCTCTGCGGCCTGAGATGGAAATTAGCGCAGCTATGGATGATTCTCCTCGCGTCAAGTTCCTTTGCAGCTTTGGTGGAAGCATCCTCCCGCGCCCACTCGACGGCAGACTTCGCTATGTGGGAGGTGAGACCCGAATCATGAATGTTCCTCGTGACATCTCGTACCACGACCTCTTGGTTCGGGTGCGGGAGCTCTTTGATGGGGTGTCGTTAATCAAGTACCAACAGCCGGACGAGGACCTTGATGCCTTGGTGTCGGTTGTGAATGATGAGGATGTAATGAACATGATGGAGGAGTATGATAAGTTCATCGCAATCGGTGATGGCCAGACATGGTTGAGGATCTTTCTTTTCTCACAATGTCCTGATCAAGATGTAGCCACCATGGGTGGTCCACACTATGATGCTGATGATAGGAAAGCTGAGCGGAGGTACATCGATGCCATCAACAACCTCATTGATGTTAAATCCACATCACCTCCTGATGTTTCTGAGCATTATTTTGGGCATCTGAGCATTGACGGGGGAATTCCCAATCAGGTTAATTTGTGTCACCTTACCATTCCGTCTCATGACCAAAGATATAGTGAAATGGATACACCTCGTAGCCCTGCTTTGTTCTCTCCAGGATGTTTTGCTGCTAACGATCCACATGAATTCTCACCTCCACCATCACCTGCTAGATTTTACCATGAAGCTGGGGAGGTCCGTGATCAGATTTTGGAGGATTGCATTCAGCACACAGGAGGTCACCAGCTGCATCAGTATGATCTTCATTGTCCATCAACAGCAGAAAGTTATGTATGGATGCCTCCGGGAGCAGTTTTGCAAGAAAAATCTGGATTTCCGGCTAATTTGGGTCATTCTCATAATATGATCAAGGGGAACAGTCTTTGTGAGCATTGTCGCATGGCTCTCCAGAGGAACCATTGTCTCATGCCAGATGCACGTTTCCATGAGATTCGCTGGAAGCATGGGCTACCATACTCGGATCAGCCAAACATAAATGAATACATAGGGAATTTTCCAAATTTTTGCACTGGTTGTTTTGGTAGCAAAGATCCATGTATGCCAAATCGAGACCTTAAGATGGGGCATGGTATCTATGTCAAAGAACATAATGAGCAACATCCCATGCTTAATGACTCACACAATTGCGAACGTGGATGGGCCGTCCACAACAACCATATTACTCTTAGAGTTGAGGATATGAGGATGCATCAAAATGGAACTGGTAGGATAAGCGAACAATATATTGATGGTAATATGATGAATGCTACACACGGGAACATTAATGACAAGCAATCATTCCCTTACAATTGCATCAGCCACAATGATTCACATTACATCCAATATGGAGCTAATATTAGAAACGAAGTTTTTGTACCTCAACATATAACTGGAGCTATTCCAGGAGCAAATGTGCCAGGATTTGAAGATGCTGCTATTCGGTATCAGAATCAGCCTTCTGCATATGGAGCAGATAGTCCTTACCAAGGTCTGAACAATTTGCACCCAGCCCAATCTTTATGGAGAAATAAGCAGGCCCCATTTCACCCTGGAACATCACACGAACTTGCTGGTTCAATGATAATGAATGGTCCAGACCCAGCTCTTATAAGATATAAGCAGGAGGGAAGTCCAAGATTCCCCTATGTTTTGGTTGATAACGAGATTCCAAATGCTCTCTCTTCCCAGAATAACTGTCATAAGCTGGTTAGCTTTGAAGAATTTGCAGCTGCAGATCATGAGCATCAATGTGATACTAGAACAAATACAAACAGCAGTGATCAGGATGTCATTCTTCCCCTTGCATCAGTTTATACTGGTTTACATGTAAAAGTTCCTTCTAAAGAAATTCCACTTGTGCCAGCACCACTGTACCAAATTGACAAAGAATCTGCTATTTCTAGTGTCACCGCCCACAAACCTGCTTTCCAAATGCAAGCCACATCCAAAAACAATATGACTTTAGAAGGGCAGGAGAAGCAACATGTGATTTCAAATGAACCTGATGTATATATTACTCTTTCTCCAAAACATAAACTTTTTGAAGTTTCCATAAAAGAATTGCAGCTTTCTGAAGTGGAAGAAGACACAAACAAACATCTTGATGCTGACAGTAATGTTGCTCATGGAGACAGGGACATGCTGGGGGAGAACTTGAATTTTTTACCTGAGTTGATTGCTTCTGTGAAAAAAGCAGTTTTGGAAGGTGCTGAGGAGGTGGTGACCATGGCCCAATCAAATTCTGGATTGGATTCTACTTCTGGAAAGAAAGAATCATTATGTGAACACAAAACAAAA GATGCCAATGCAGATGTTCAAGCTGACTTAACAGGAAATAGTGAACTGCCCATGACAGCTGAACATGGAAATTCGGCTAAAGGGTTGCAG AACCAGAATGCAAATCTAGATGTTCAGGCAGAATTGGAAGGAACTAGTGAAAATGAGAAACTTTGTAAAATTGAGCTCACAACTGCCGAAGCTGAAGCTTTATCAAAGGGGTTACAG ACTATAAAAAATGATGACCTGGAAGAGATTCGACAACTGGGGTCAGGCACATTTGGATCAGTCTATTATGGAAAATGGAGAGGTTCTGATGTcgccattaaaagaataaaagctAGCTGCTTTGCAGGGAAGCCATCCGAGAGAGAACGTCTG ATTGCAGATTTCTGGAAAGAGGCTCTAATAATGAGTTGCTTGCATCATCCCAACATTGTTTCATTTTATGGCGTAGTCCGTGATGGCCCTGATGGTTGCTTAGCAACTGTAACGGAGTTCATGGTCAATGGATCACTTAAACAGTTTCTGCAAAAGAAAGACCG GACTGTTGACCGCCGCAAACGACTAATAATAGCCATGGATGTTGCATTTGGAATGGAGTATTTGCATGAAAAGAACATAGTTCATTTTGATCTCAAGTGCGAAAATTTGTTAGTTAATATGAGAGATCCACATCGTCCCGTGTGTAAG ATTGGTGACCTCGGTTTATCAAAAGTAAAGCAGCACACATTGGTATCAGGTGGTCTTCGGGGTACTTTACCATGGATGGCACCGGAGCTTCTAAGTGGAAAAAGCAATATGGTGTCTGAAAAG ATTGATGTTTATTCATATGGAATTGTGATGTGGGAGCTGCTTACTGGGGAAGATCCTTATGCGGATATGCGTTGTGCTTCGATCATAG GTGGCATTATAAACAACAGCATACGCCCTAAAATTCCAACCTGGTGCGATCCTGAATGGAAATCCTTAATGGAAACTTGTTGGTCTTCTGATCCCGCATTGAGGCCATCGTTTTCTGAGATATCTCAGACGTTGCGGAAAATGGCTGCAGCAATTAACCTGAAGTGA
- the LOC121970677 gene encoding zinc finger protein CONSTANS-LIKE 3-like — MASAAKEGSGGVALAAAKFCDSCGASQAVLHCRADAAFLCGACDGRLHGANGLASRHERAWLCQVCDRAPAAVVCKADAAALCVACDADIHAANPLARRHHRVPLPPFVGPAPAAASVSSTLQEDTAAGHSLLHQEALPPRFFFSDADAYLDLDYADEPKDSVDEEAGPAACLLSPTGVGGWRLDLNAIVSKPEPDLSFCHSESSETAVVPEVSQAATSAGHPDIPSHNNWDPAAARAEREARLMRYREKRKSRRFEKTIRYASRKAYAEARPRVKGRFVKLSEAEIYSGAAEAVAALMADDEYGVVPSYWNL, encoded by the exons ATGGCGAGCGCGGCGAAGGAGGGGAGCGGCGGTGTCGCCCTGGCGGCGGCGAAGTTCTGCGACTCCTGTGGCGCCTCGCAGGCCGTGCTCCACTGCCGAGCCGACGCCGCGTTTCTCTGCGGCGCCTGCGACGGGCGCTTGCACGGCGCCAACGGCCTCGCCTCCCGCCACGAGCGCGCGTGGCTCTGCCAGGTGTGCGATCGAGCGCCCGCCGCCGTAGTGTGCAAGGCCGACGCCGCCGCCCTCTGCGTCGCCTGCGACGCCGACATCCACGCCGCCAACCCTCTCGCTCGCCGCCACCACCGCGTTCCCCTGCCGCCGTTCGTCGGCCCCGCGCCCGCCGCCGCCTCTGTCAGCTCCACGCTCCAGGAAGACACCGCCGCCGGCCACTCGCTCCTCCACCAGGAAGCGCTGCCGCCGCGGTTCTTCTTCTCCGACGCCGATGCCTACCTGGACCTCGACTACGCCGACGAGCCGAAGGACTCTGTCGACGAGGAAGCGGGTCCGGCCGCGTGCCTCCTGTCGCCCACCGGCGTCGGTGGTTGGCGTTTGGATCTCAACGCGATCGTATCCAAACCCGAACCGGATCTTTCCTTTTGTCACAGC GAGTCGTCGGAGACGGCGGTGGTGCCGGAGGTGTCGCAGGCGGCGACATCCGCGGGGCATCCAGATATTCCCTCGCACAATAACTGGGATCCGGCGGCGGCTCGGGCGGAGCGGGAAGCGAGGCTGATGCGGTACCGGGAGAAGAGGAAGAGCCGACGGTTCGAGAAGACGATACGGTACGCGTCGAGGAAGGCCTACGCGGAGGCCCGGCCGAGGGTGAAGGGGCGGTTCGTTAAGCTATCGGAGGCGGAGATCTACTCGGGGGCGGCGGAGGCGGTGGCCGCGCTCATGGCCGACGATGAGTACGGCGTCGTGCCGTCGTATTGGAATTTGTAG
- the LOC121970676 gene encoding uncharacterized protein LOC121970676 isoform X2 translates to MCNRGEPGSFDCSCFVSGYSQSLRPEMEISAAMDDSPRVKFLCSFGGSILPRPLDGRLRYVGGETRIMNVPRDISYHDLLVRVRELFDGVSLIKYQQPDEDLDALVSVVNDEDVMNMMEEYDKFIAIGDGQTWLRIFLFSQCPDQDVATMGGPHYDADDRKAERRYIDAINNLIDVKSTSPPDVSEHYFGHLSIDGGIPNQVNLCHLTIPSHDQRYSEMDTPRSPALFSPGCFAANDPHEFSPPPSPARFYHEAGEVRDQILEDCIQHTGGHQLHQYDLHCPSTAESYVWMPPGAVLQEKSGFPANLGHSHNMIKGNSLCEHCRMALQRNHCLMPDARFHEIRWKHGLPYSDQPNINEYIGNFPNFCTGCFGSKDPCMPNRDLKMGHGIYVKEHNEQHPMLNDSHNCERGWAVHNNHITLRVEDMRMHQNGTGRISEQYIDGNMMNATHGNINDKQSFPYNCISHNDSHYIQYGANIRNEVFVPQHITGAIPGANVPGFEDAAIRYQNQPSAYGADSPYQGLNNLHPAQSLWRNKQAPFHPGTSHELAGSMIMNGPDPALIRYKQEGSPRFPYVLVDNEIPNALSSQNNCHKLVSFEEFAAADHEHQCDTRTNTNSSDQDVILPLASVYTGLHVKVPSKEIPLVPAPLYQIDKESAISSVTAHKPAFQMQATSKNNMTLEGQEKQHVISNEPDVYITLSPKHKLFEVSIKELQLSEVEEDTNKHLDADSNVAHGDRDMLGENLNFLPELIASVKKAVLEGAEEVVTMAQSNSGLDSTSGKKESLCEHKTKDANADVQADLTGNSELPMTAEHGNSAKGLQNQNANLDVQAELEGTSENEKLCKIELTTAEAEALSKGLQTIKNDDLEEIRQLGSGTFGSVYYGKWRGSDVAIKRIKASCFAGKPSERERLIADFWKEALIMSCLHHPNIVSFYGVVRDGPDGCLATVTEFMVNGSLKQFLQKKDRYMEQ, encoded by the exons ATGTGTAATCGAGGGGAACCCGGATCCTTCGATTGTTCTTGCTTTGTCTCTGGATATTCTCAGTCTCTGCGGCCTGAGATGGAAATTAGCGCAGCTATGGATGATTCTCCTCGCGTCAAGTTCCTTTGCAGCTTTGGTGGAAGCATCCTCCCGCGCCCACTCGACGGCAGACTTCGCTATGTGGGAGGTGAGACCCGAATCATGAATGTTCCTCGTGACATCTCGTACCACGACCTCTTGGTTCGGGTGCGGGAGCTCTTTGATGGGGTGTCGTTAATCAAGTACCAACAGCCGGACGAGGACCTTGATGCCTTGGTGTCGGTTGTGAATGATGAGGATGTAATGAACATGATGGAGGAGTATGATAAGTTCATCGCAATCGGTGATGGCCAGACATGGTTGAGGATCTTTCTTTTCTCACAATGTCCTGATCAAGATGTAGCCACCATGGGTGGTCCACACTATGATGCTGATGATAGGAAAGCTGAGCGGAGGTACATCGATGCCATCAACAACCTCATTGATGTTAAATCCACATCACCTCCTGATGTTTCTGAGCATTATTTTGGGCATCTGAGCATTGACGGGGGAATTCCCAATCAGGTTAATTTGTGTCACCTTACCATTCCGTCTCATGACCAAAGATATAGTGAAATGGATACACCTCGTAGCCCTGCTTTGTTCTCTCCAGGATGTTTTGCTGCTAACGATCCACATGAATTCTCACCTCCACCATCACCTGCTAGATTTTACCATGAAGCTGGGGAGGTCCGTGATCAGATTTTGGAGGATTGCATTCAGCACACAGGAGGTCACCAGCTGCATCAGTATGATCTTCATTGTCCATCAACAGCAGAAAGTTATGTATGGATGCCTCCGGGAGCAGTTTTGCAAGAAAAATCTGGATTTCCGGCTAATTTGGGTCATTCTCATAATATGATCAAGGGGAACAGTCTTTGTGAGCATTGTCGCATGGCTCTCCAGAGGAACCATTGTCTCATGCCAGATGCACGTTTCCATGAGATTCGCTGGAAGCATGGGCTACCATACTCGGATCAGCCAAACATAAATGAATACATAGGGAATTTTCCAAATTTTTGCACTGGTTGTTTTGGTAGCAAAGATCCATGTATGCCAAATCGAGACCTTAAGATGGGGCATGGTATCTATGTCAAAGAACATAATGAGCAACATCCCATGCTTAATGACTCACACAATTGCGAACGTGGATGGGCCGTCCACAACAACCATATTACTCTTAGAGTTGAGGATATGAGGATGCATCAAAATGGAACTGGTAGGATAAGCGAACAATATATTGATGGTAATATGATGAATGCTACACACGGGAACATTAATGACAAGCAATCATTCCCTTACAATTGCATCAGCCACAATGATTCACATTACATCCAATATGGAGCTAATATTAGAAACGAAGTTTTTGTACCTCAACATATAACTGGAGCTATTCCAGGAGCAAATGTGCCAGGATTTGAAGATGCTGCTATTCGGTATCAGAATCAGCCTTCTGCATATGGAGCAGATAGTCCTTACCAAGGTCTGAACAATTTGCACCCAGCCCAATCTTTATGGAGAAATAAGCAGGCCCCATTTCACCCTGGAACATCACACGAACTTGCTGGTTCAATGATAATGAATGGTCCAGACCCAGCTCTTATAAGATATAAGCAGGAGGGAAGTCCAAGATTCCCCTATGTTTTGGTTGATAACGAGATTCCAAATGCTCTCTCTTCCCAGAATAACTGTCATAAGCTGGTTAGCTTTGAAGAATTTGCAGCTGCAGATCATGAGCATCAATGTGATACTAGAACAAATACAAACAGCAGTGATCAGGATGTCATTCTTCCCCTTGCATCAGTTTATACTGGTTTACATGTAAAAGTTCCTTCTAAAGAAATTCCACTTGTGCCAGCACCACTGTACCAAATTGACAAAGAATCTGCTATTTCTAGTGTCACCGCCCACAAACCTGCTTTCCAAATGCAAGCCACATCCAAAAACAATATGACTTTAGAAGGGCAGGAGAAGCAACATGTGATTTCAAATGAACCTGATGTATATATTACTCTTTCTCCAAAACATAAACTTTTTGAAGTTTCCATAAAAGAATTGCAGCTTTCTGAAGTGGAAGAAGACACAAACAAACATCTTGATGCTGACAGTAATGTTGCTCATGGAGACAGGGACATGCTGGGGGAGAACTTGAATTTTTTACCTGAGTTGATTGCTTCTGTGAAAAAAGCAGTTTTGGAAGGTGCTGAGGAGGTGGTGACCATGGCCCAATCAAATTCTGGATTGGATTCTACTTCTGGAAAGAAAGAATCATTATGTGAACACAAAACAAAA GATGCCAATGCAGATGTTCAAGCTGACTTAACAGGAAATAGTGAACTGCCCATGACAGCTGAACATGGAAATTCGGCTAAAGGGTTGCAG AACCAGAATGCAAATCTAGATGTTCAGGCAGAATTGGAAGGAACTAGTGAAAATGAGAAACTTTGTAAAATTGAGCTCACAACTGCCGAAGCTGAAGCTTTATCAAAGGGGTTACAG ACTATAAAAAATGATGACCTGGAAGAGATTCGACAACTGGGGTCAGGCACATTTGGATCAGTCTATTATGGAAAATGGAGAGGTTCTGATGTcgccattaaaagaataaaagctAGCTGCTTTGCAGGGAAGCCATCCGAGAGAGAACGTCTG ATTGCAGATTTCTGGAAAGAGGCTCTAATAATGAGTTGCTTGCATCATCCCAACATTGTTTCATTTTATGGCGTAGTCCGTGATGGCCCTGATGGTTGCTTAGCAACTGTAACGGAGTTCATGGTCAATGGATCACTTAAACAGTTTCTGCAAAAGAAAGACCGGTATATGGAGCAATAA